GATGTCTCATCTATGATTGTGATCATGGGGGAATCCTAACTCGCATATTGTATGAGAAAGTAGTTGTTTAGGTCGGAAGTTGGTTTAGGGAGTCTTGTAACACATGGGGTGGTAATACAGAGACTCAAATGGATCTCGTAACGTAAGGGGTGGTAATATGGTGATCCAAGTTGTTAAGGTTctctgtaacgcaaggggtggtaatacggtaaccCTAGTAGTGTCGTACGGTATCACAAGGGGTGGAGATTGGTGAAAAAGAGTCATGTCAGAACTACTAAAGTCGCGTGAGTATTATGAACAATGTGGCTAATTGGTGATACCGGCATGTGTTAGAACAATTGTTGTGAGTGATTGGCATCTCTTTGAGTTAATTGCCATCTACAGATTGAACCATACATTCATGTCTTCATCCTTTGCACTTATCATCATGTTTTcatatagaattggtaaagatattcctattgggctagtgtagctcaacccaatctttcttttcaggttcaaacgcTGGACAATAGATTGCATACATCTTGTGCTTGGATGTGAAGACTTTCTTTGGAAGCTAACTTtattagttacttaatcatctttgtaattgactttcttttgataaagatggatttgtaactattcattcaagaatttcttttgactaaacaTTTTCTTTCTGATAActttttcgtacttgtacttaGGCTTAATTTGGGCtggagtgccaatgttgtaaactctttaaacttggaaactcttttgggtattattatAGTTATGCGAGGGTCTTTTATcaaaatggattatttatttatgttgaaaattgagggcatGACAAGTTTCCTCTTATCAACCGAATCACCCCAGAAAAATTGTCTCTATAATatccagtgttctaaatggcaaCCTCGGCGGCCGCCGAGGAGCTTGGAGGTACCCcaccgccacgccaataccctTCGGCGTTTGATTTGGTGCCCAGGGAaatttggcggtgtttggcagCTATTTGGCAGCCGCCTAGACGGCCTTGGCGGACCTTGgcggcgtctttggaggccaAAATTGTATACTATTAACTTAAAAGGGCTAGGatcaaaagtgcaaaaactAAAAGGGCTTATTatgtaattttacaaaatcatatctatatatattagAATTTCATTTACATCCCCATTCAATACTCCTGTCACTCCACACTCTAGAGCTTCAGAGGCGGAAAGTGAAGAACTCCAGTCGACCAGAGCTCCAGTCAACGccatcgtctctctctcccgcCGATATGTCTCTCTCCCTCGctgtgcctctctctctctctctctctctctctctctctctctctctctcggcctcagaagagttgctctctctctctcactctctctctctcatagtgATTTGCCTGATTTATAGAGCTTTCAGAAGTGTACATACCTGATTGAGTTTTTCTGAAATTTCTGTATTTctgattgagttttttttttggtatttaaaaaaaaacagattgtataacgacaaatagattgtaaaaaaaaaaacagattatgacagattgtaaaaaaaaaaaaacacattgtaTATGAGTATTTCTGATTGAGCTTTCAGAACTCAGAAGTGTTGTATTAGTATTTAGACTGACGATGAGGGcctgttttattttgttttgttacttTGACTTGTGGCTTCTGTTTTTCATCATAGTAGCAGTTCCTGACAAGAGTGAGAATTTAGATATGAGCCAAGTTCTGTGAAATTTCAGAAAGGCTATGTACCCAGAATTTTCCTCAACATGCTCAGAAAGTTAGCTGTATGATGCATATTCGAAGCTGGCTGCTTTCTTTACTTGCCTTCTTTTTGTTTCCTTCTTATTCCCTTGTGTACGTGGCTGCTTAATTGTGATTCTATGATGAACTTTGACTGCATCAGTGCATTGTATAACTTGTATAGTTAAATTTAATGTGTAGGCCTATTGTAAATGTCTCAACCAATGTCTCAATCTCAAAATATATCTTCAGCGGCCTCTAATGCCGCCACCGATAATTCAACAGCCCTTAAAAGAGCATCAAATGATATGGGATGGGAGTATGGAATACTAGTGGATCCTACGAATTTTGGATAAAAtacaatgcaaattgtgtggtAAGATTATGAGTTCAGGGATTAGTAGGCTAAAAAAACACATAGCTCAAATTAAGGGGTCTGTTTCCTCTTGTCCTAATGCAAGCAAGGAAGATATAGCCAAGTGTAAAGCGGCAGTTGAAGAGGGAAGtaagaagaaaaaagacaagCTTCAAGCGGCCTAGGAGATTAGAAAGAAAGTGACTatcatagaagaagaagatggtgaTGAGGAAGTTGATTTCATAGGGACAAGAAAGAGGCCCTATACTCTAGGTCCCATGGATAAATATGTATCGGATATCAATCCTGGGAAGAAGATGACGTCGGGACAACAAACCATAAGTGCTACACTTTTGAAGGCTAGAAGTGAGAAAGTGAAAAGTTTCTTGGCTCGATGGGTGTATGAAGCCGGTATCCCATTTCATGCCATTGACAATAATAGCTTCGCTCAATTTTGTGAAGTGGTTGGTCATTTTGGCGTGGTCTACCAACCTCCAAGCCAATACAAATTAAGGGAGCCATTGTTGAAGGCGGAAGTGGAGAGAACCAAAAAATGTCTCAAGAAGCAAGAGGAAGAGTGGGCTTCAACGGGTTGTTCTATTATTACTGATGCTTGGAGCGatcgaaagaggagaagcatCATGAATTTGTGTGTCAATTGCAAGGAAGGGActacttttctttcttctaaGGAAACTTTGGATGAGTCGCACACGGGGGAATACATCTTCAACTATGTTGACAAGTGTATTGAAGAGGTTGGGCCAAAAAATGTAGTTCAAGTGGTGATGgacaatgcatcaaataacatGGCTGCGGCGGAGTTGTTGAAGGTCAAGAGGCCTAACATCTTTTGGAGCTCATGTGCCACGCACACCATACACCTTATGCTTGAAGGAATTGGTAAGCTACCAAAATTCAAAGGAGTTATAGATAAGGCAAAGGCCTTTACTATATTTATTTATGCTTACCATACGACTTTGGCATTGATGAGAAAAGCTACCAAAAAGAGAGATATAGTGAGGCTGGGTGTGACTAGATTTGCAACATCTTTCTTGACTTTGAAAAGTTTGGCGGAGAAGAAAGAAGCCTTGAAGGTAATGGTTACTAGCAATGAATGACCGGGGAAAGAGTAAATGGGGTCCTAGTAGCACAAAAGGGAAAACACCATATGCTACCGTGCTTAGTATATCATTTTGGAATGGTGTAAGTCTATGCTTGAAAGTGTTTGCTCTCCTAGTGAAAGTGCTTCGACTTGTTGATGGGGACCGTCCCTCAATGGGCTTTGTGTATGGAGAACTACAAAAGGCGAAACAAGAGATCATAGAGGCATGCAAATCTAAAGAGGCCCAATTCAAGTCGATATTAGATATCATTGATACAAAATCTCAAGGTCGGCTAGATAGTCCATTACATTTGACGGCTTATTTGTTGAATCCTTTTTTCTTCTATAAGGATCAAACCATTCAAAATGATTCAAGCATCATGGAGGCAGTTGTTGAATGTGTTGAAGGATTCTATCCAGAAGATGTGGATGCCCAAGATTATGTCGTCAATAAAGAGTTGTTGATGTACAAGAACAAAGTAGGTATGTTTGGAAAAAATGTGGCCCTTCGCAGATGTGAAGCAAACAATGACAATTATGATCTGGGTAAATTATGGCATTTTTTACGCTTCTTAGTTCTTCATTTAATTTACTAATTACTAGTAATGTTAGTAGTAAGTTAGCAACTTCGTGCAAATAGAATTTtaagttgtgtttttttttttacatgactAGTTGGTTAGTGGGCTAATTATGGCAACTCTACACCCAAATTGCAAAGAATGGCTATGAGAATTCTCGCTTTGACTTCAAGTTCATCCGGGTGTAGAGAAATTGGAGCACCTTTGAGGGGGTAAGTCCATATACTTTTCTCTTCATCTCTCGCTCTTATAGTAATTTAGTAGCTTGAAATTATTATTAAAGGAGAAATGGCATGGATTTTTTTATGTATAGATACAtacaaagaaaaggaatagaCTAGATGCAACAAGGATGAGCAATCTAGTGTACGTCCAATTCAATGTCAAACTCATCAACAAgaaagcaaagaagaaggagaaagaTGTCCTACTTGCTAGCGAAGCAACGTATGCACAAGGATGGATTGTTGAaggtggtgatgatgatgaagtTGAGCCGGGTTCAGGACTTACATATGAGTTGCTTGCCACCACTATGGGAGTGGATGAAGTCTTTATGCCAAGAAGAAGTGGTAGAAATGTTGGAGTACGTGAGCCGCGAGAGCTACATGAAGAAGATTTTGTATCAGAAGATGTCTCCGAAGAGGAGGAAAATGAGGAGATTGACTTTGAGTCTGatggagatcaagttttggaggggtatggaggagaagagatagaggaaggagatgaactttgaacttggcattagggatcttcgatctcgtttatttctacttattgtcttattcaacttatttactagttgctactacttaatttcatttgggtttgtacattaaactttgtattatggttatgtagaactttgaacttgcattatggatacatagaatatagtttgattggataatggtttgttaaaaaaaaacgccgaattgcttggcgccgcctaggcgacttggcgcttggaggtgggtctccgccctgcTAGCGctaagcgccatttagaacattgtaATATCTCAATTGACTGTGCTACAGCCACAAGCATCTTGAAAATAGACATGAAGTAGATAGGGAGGtgaccaaaatttgaatttaacAGAGTAAGACGACCACCCGAAGAATTAAATCTCCTACTCCATGCACTCAACTTCTTACCCATCCTGTCCAAGATTGGTTCCCAAGTTTTAATTCTTTTCAGATTAGCACCCAAAGGCAACCCCAAGTATTTGATTGGCAATGTCTCAATTTTACACTCCATCACGAGAGCAAAATCTTTCACATCCTGATCACAAATCTTAACACCACACACAgagcttttggaaaaattaattttcaagcCTGACATGAGCTGGAAATATCTAAGAACCCTTTTTATATTAGCCAACTCCACTCCATCGTTATTGCAAAAGAGAATCATATCATCCGCAAATTGAAGATGAGATAAGATAACTCCATTAGCCCCGATCTGAGTTCCTTTGATTATATTTAGTGCTCTGGCTCTTTCCAACAAAATATTCAAGGCTTCAACCAcaatattgaaaagaaaagggaataaGGGATCCCCTTGCCTAAGATCTTTCTGAGACTCCCTAGTAGCAGACCCATTTATAAGAACAGACATTGCTATAGTAGACATGCATTCTTTGATCCATCCACACCATTTTTCACCAAAGTCCATTTTCACATGCAAATCCAGTAGAAAGCCCTAATTCACATAATCATATGCtctctcaaaatcaattttgagaATGAGGCCTCCTGTGACCTATTTTTCCAGCTATGTATTACTTCATTAGCTATTAGAACACCATCCAAGATCTGTTTTCCCCCAATAAAAGCAGCTTAAGACTCACCAATTATAGAGGGAAAGTGGAATTTAAGTCTATTTGCCAAAACTTTTGAGAGTACTTTATAGACCCCCACCATACTAATTGGTCTAAACTCCTTAAACCTAGTAGGGCAATCAACCTTTgggatcaaaaaaacaaaagtagaaTTGATACATTTTGTAAGCTTTCCATTGGCatgaaattcagaaaaaaaactgaaatagtagAGGCTTGATGAAAACCCATCCTTTCCTGATAAAGGAGAAGTTAAAGCCATCAAAGCATGGTGCCTTAAGGCTACTGCATCCTTTTAGAGCTGAGACTATCTCTCCCTCATCAAACTGCTTTTCCAAATCAGAAGATACTAGGGGACTAAGTTTTCTGATAAACACCCCTCCTAAAGTAGTTCTAGTTCTTTGTTCCTCTTTGAAGTTGGTGCAAAAATATTCAACAGCTGCATCTTTAATTTCCTTGGGATTTTCCTCTAATCTTCCATTAGCCTTAATTGAACCCATCATATTCCTCCTAAACCTGCTATTGGCCAACATTTGAAAAAATCTAGTGTTTTTGTCCCCCAATTTCAACCAGGTAGTTTAAGATTTTTGCCTCCACTTGGATTCAATCAAGCGAAAGAGTCTCCAAAATTCAGATTTGGTTTTGCATCTTGAAGTCTTTTCAACCTCGCTAAGTTGTCTCTCTTCGGCTAATAACTCAAAATGGTGAAGCTCAGTTTCAGTTTGCTGTAGAGCAAGTTTAACATCACCAAAGACTTCCTTATTCCACACTCTGAGCTTATCCTTAACAGCTTTCAACTTTTGCATAATCATAAATCCAGCTCAACCATCCACCTGAACCTCATTCTATGTATCCTTAGCTAACTTCGTACAACTTGGATTTGacaaccaaatatccataaatttgaAAGGCCTAGGACCCCAATCCTTGCCATCATCGAGGAGCATAATAGGACAATGATCAAAGATTGGTCTCGGCAAACCCCATTGAAGCACTTTGAAATTTTCCAGCCACTGGATAGAGACTAGAAATCTGTCTAAGCGGCTGAGGATGGCATGGCCCTGAAAATTAGTCCAAGTAAATTTTCTGCCCAACATTGGAAGATCAATGATTTCCATGTTGTTACAAAACTCTACAAAATCCCTCATGCCCCTTTCAATCCTCACACATCCCACTCTCTCATTCACGTCTAAGATCTCATTAAAATCACCTCCCACACACCACGGAACATTGGAATTTGCTTTACAGTTCAGCAGCTCCTCCCACAGCAACCTACAGTTCACCACGTCATTAGGGGCATACACATTCACAACCACACACGGAAAGACATTATTGATCAGCCCttgaagcaaaataaaagaTCTTTACACAATCATGTTGTCTACTTTGAAAAAATCTTTATTCTAGAAACACAATAAACCCCCCAAAGCCCCAACAGCATCGGAGCAAGCAAACTCGAACTCAGAACTATCCTATAGACGCTAGATTGCTATCCTCTCCAAGTTTTCTAACTTTGTTTCTTGAACCAGAACCATATCAGGTTTCTGTTTTTTAATGAGTTTaaacaaaaatcttttcttGGTCAAACTCCATAATCCTCTAATATTCCAAGATAACATCTACATAAAAATTGGAACACCCACACGCAAACTCCAAAAGAGGTTAAGAAATCTAAcactccacttctctctcaaGCATTTGAGAGTACTCCAGAGATTCGATTTCAATCATTGAGCGTAAAACCAAATCATCATTAAGGTGAAAATTTATACCCAACTCACCTCCAATTTCCATCGTAGCTCTGACCACACGAATTACCCTTGAACTGCTCTGAGGAGAAACAACAGAGGAGGAGACAGAGTTTTCTACCTGAGTGCGATCCCCATCCACCACCTCATGAATGATAACTAGCTTCGAGAGTTGtcgccttctccttctcctgCACTCAGCATCATTTAGGTCCACCAACAGATTGATACTCGAAATTTGAGAACTCCTCACCAGATGAGCTGATTACTCAGGGTAGCCACCACTTGCCACAAGAGATACATCTAGATGGAGCTCAATCTCAAAACGAGGTCTAGCAGAATCAACTACAACTTCAATGGACCCTAAAGCTTTAAGGCCTAAAGACCCTTCCACATTAAAAGGCACCACAGGCCCACCAACAGTTAGAATAGTGCTAGCTGCCAAATGGGCTTCCTCGTGGGCCAAAGAGGTAACCACATTCTGGCCCACTACACCCAACTCAACATCACCTCTCTTCAAGGCCTCCACAGAGTCCTCGACCACCGATTCAAAATCCCCTGATGGGGCTTGCGTATTGGACAGCTCAGGCATTAAATGCTTAACTGCAATCTTGAGTTGAGACCCTATAGTCCCATCATGAACCTTGTCTACCCCAAGCACACCTATTATACCAGCTATACTACCACCAAGACCCCCTATTCTATTGGCTGCTGGGTTTGAATAGGCTTCCACGTCACCATCACCctccttcccttcccttcc
The sequence above is drawn from the Rhododendron vialii isolate Sample 1 chromosome 6a, ASM3025357v1 genome and encodes:
- the LOC131329898 gene encoding uncharacterized protein LOC131329898; this translates as MDKYVSDINPGKKMTSGQQTISATLLKARSEKVKSFLARWVYEAGIPFHAIDNNSFAQFCEVVGHFGVVYQPPSQYKLREPLLKAEVERTKKCLKKQEEEWASTGCSIITDAWSDRKRRSIMNLCVNCKEGTTFLSSKETLDESHTGEYIFNYVDKCIEEVGPKNVVQVVMDNASNNMAAAELLKVKRPNIFWSSCATHTIHLMLEGIGKLPKFKGVIDKAKAFTIFIYAYHTTLALMRKATKKRDIVRLGVTRFATSFLTLKSLAEKKEALKVMVTSNE
- the LOC131329899 gene encoding uncharacterized protein LOC131329899; this translates as MSNLVYVQFNVKLINKKAKKKEKDVLLASEATYAQGWIVEGGDDDEVEPGSGLTYELLATTMGVDEVFMPRRSGRNVGVREPRELHEEDFVSEDVSEEEENEEIDFESDGDQVLEGYGGEEIEEGDEL
- the LOC131328514 gene encoding uncharacterized protein LOC131328514 gives rise to the protein MQKLKAVKDKLRVWNKEVFGDVKLALQQTETELHHFELLAEERQLSEVEKTSRCKTKSEFWRLFRLIESKFRRNMMGSIKANGRLEENPKEIKDAAVEYFCTNFKEEQRTRTTLGGVFIRKLSPLVSSDLEKQFDEGEIVSALKGCSSLKAPCFDGFNFSFIRKGWVDCPTRFKEFRPISMVGILDGVLIANEVIHSWKNRSQEASFSKLILREHMIM